Proteins from one Oryza sativa Japonica Group chromosome 12, ASM3414082v1 genomic window:
- the LOC4352164 gene encoding uncharacterized protein: protein MSKRQAILKSIWSPLTAVFRTKNCAATSSNLVVVNAGGEIIAGGGREDAIVTRKSRSSLEDLLKIESSSNPGTMAADEPLPNHMASPKNSSMESELQVVLAGYPENSHGGVIAGRPPESLDGGGGAVVVRAQTVRVKVNRLVVLVPSALRARSRAAKMVDAAALPAKRGSYWRIAGRGRGGDKSELFYQRPIPLGRRCRVQHLEEVTLSDN from the coding sequence ATGTCCAAGAGGCAGGCAATCCTGAAGTCGATATGGTCGCCGCTCACCGCCGTCTTCAGGACCAAGAATTGTGCTGCGACCTCGAgcaacctcgtcgtcgtcaATGCCGGCGGGGAgatcatcgccggcggcggccgtgagGATGCAATCGTAACGAGAAAATCCCGGTCTAGCCTGGAGGACCTCCTGAAGATCGAATCGTCATCGAATCCTGGAACCATGGCCGCCGACGAGCCACTACCAAATCACATGGCTTCGCCGAAGAACTCCTCGATGGAGAGCGAGTTGCAAGTAGTGCTGGCCGGCTACCCGGAGAACAGCCACGGCGGCGTTATCGCCGGCCGTCCACCGGAGTCtctcgacggcggtggcggcgccgtcgtcgtgcggGCTCAGACGGTGAGGGTGAAGGTGAACAGGCTCGTCGTGCTCGTTCCATCAGCTCTGCGGGCACGGTCGCGCGCCGCGAAGATGGTGGATGCGGCGGccctgccggcgaagcgtggcTCGTACTGGAGGATCGCCggtcgcggccgcggcggcgacaagaGTGAGCTGTTCTACCAGCGGCCGATCCCGTTGGGGCGCAGATGCAGGGTGCAACACTTGGAGGAGGTTACACTGTCTGATAATTAA